A stretch of the Bordetella genomosp. 8 genome encodes the following:
- a CDS encoding YaiI/YqxD family protein: MHIWVDADACPAVIKEILYRAAQRWQVSLTLVANQMLRTPPSPLIRAVQVPRGFDVADDYIVQHVKAGDLVITGDIPLAAQVLDKHALVLSPRGERFSAGTIRERLSMRDMMEDLRNAGVDIGGPAAFSQADRRAFGNALDRLMLAARRDA; this comes from the coding sequence ATGCACATCTGGGTCGACGCCGATGCCTGTCCCGCCGTCATCAAGGAAATCCTGTATCGCGCGGCGCAGCGGTGGCAGGTGTCCCTGACGCTCGTCGCCAACCAGATGCTGCGTACGCCGCCGTCGCCCTTGATCCGGGCCGTGCAGGTGCCGCGAGGCTTCGACGTGGCGGATGACTACATCGTGCAGCACGTCAAGGCAGGAGACCTGGTCATTACCGGCGATATCCCGCTGGCGGCCCAGGTCCTGGACAAGCACGCCCTGGTGCTCAGCCCGCGCGGCGAACGCTTCTCGGCCGGCACCATACGGGAGCGCCTGTCGATGCGCGACATGATGGAAGACCTGCGCAACGCCGGCGTCGATATCGGCGGACCCGCGGCGTTCAGCCAGGCCGATCGCCGCGCCTTCGGCAACGCGCTGGATCGCCTGATGCTCGCGGCCCGGCGGGACGCCTGA
- a CDS encoding carbohydrate ABC transporter permease, translating to MYPSPIADRPPGQRLAYRVALYIALLVWILPLVAVMMTALRSQGDLLSGNYWGWPSQFSLVSNYHEVFASSPMGVFFVNSVLVTGITVFLVLVLSTLAGVALGKYRFRGRTWLFAMFIAGNFVPYQILMIPVRNLVVHLGLYDSIWALILFHTAFQTGFATLFLRNFIAALPEELFEAARIEGVSEFQILRTIVIPLVRPALAGVAVLVFTFVWNDYFWALVLVQSDAAKPLTLGLAGLKGEWLTAWNLISAGALFAALPPVALFFFMQKHFVAGLTAGAVRG from the coding sequence ATGTATCCGTCGCCCATTGCCGACCGTCCACCTGGCCAGCGCCTGGCCTACCGTGTGGCGCTATACATTGCGCTGCTGGTCTGGATCCTGCCGCTGGTGGCGGTCATGATGACGGCCCTGCGTTCGCAGGGCGACCTGCTGTCGGGCAACTACTGGGGTTGGCCCAGCCAGTTTTCGCTGGTGTCGAATTACCACGAGGTCTTCGCGTCGTCCCCGATGGGCGTGTTCTTCGTGAACAGCGTGCTCGTCACCGGCATCACCGTGTTCCTGGTGCTGGTCCTGTCGACGCTGGCGGGCGTGGCCCTGGGCAAGTACCGCTTTCGCGGCAGGACCTGGTTGTTCGCCATGTTCATCGCCGGGAACTTCGTTCCATATCAGATCCTGATGATCCCCGTGCGCAACCTGGTCGTGCACCTGGGGCTGTACGACAGCATCTGGGCATTGATTCTATTCCATACCGCCTTCCAGACGGGCTTCGCCACGCTGTTCCTGCGCAACTTCATCGCGGCGCTGCCCGAGGAATTGTTCGAGGCGGCACGCATTGAAGGTGTCAGCGAATTCCAGATCCTGCGGACCATCGTCATCCCGCTGGTGCGCCCGGCGCTGGCCGGGGTCGCCGTCCTGGTATTCACTTTTGTCTGGAACGACTATTTCTGGGCGCTGGTGCTGGTGCAGAGCGATGCGGCCAAGCCCTTGACGCTGGGGTTGGCGGGGCTGAAAGGAGAATGGCTTACGGCCTGGAACCTGATTTCGGCCGGCGCGCTGTTCGCCGCGCTGCCGCCCGTGGCCTTGTTCTTCTTCATGCAGAAGCACTTCGTGGCGGGCCTGACCGCGGGCGCGGTGCGGGGTTAA
- a CDS encoding carbohydrate ABC transporter permease, whose product MKEFWGRNQAWITPLLLLVLPAGLFLLVIVSSIVQSIWLSLFDWDGTGPKTWVGLGNYVELFGDPQFWVSLKNNVIWLVLFLLAPVIGLALALFLNQKLPEMRFVKSMFFIPLVLAHVIIGVVFTWFYDPTFGLLALAFKALGLQPLAVLSDEHFVTLGIIIAALWSQIAFCLVLFLAGLSQIDHELIAAAKMDGASGWRLFRHIVLPQLHSVTFVAVIITVIMSLRNFDMIAVMTQGGPYGSSTVLAYQMYDTTIFSFRAGYGAAIATVLFLIMSIYIALFLRYTLRNEAREQL is encoded by the coding sequence ATGAAAGAGTTCTGGGGCCGCAACCAGGCCTGGATAACGCCGCTACTGCTGCTGGTACTGCCCGCGGGCCTGTTCCTGCTGGTCATCGTGTCTTCCATCGTGCAGAGCATCTGGCTGAGCCTGTTCGACTGGGACGGTACTGGGCCGAAGACCTGGGTGGGGCTGGGCAACTATGTCGAGCTGTTCGGCGATCCGCAGTTCTGGGTGTCGTTGAAGAACAATGTCATCTGGCTGGTCCTGTTCCTGCTCGCGCCCGTCATCGGACTCGCGCTGGCGCTGTTCCTGAACCAGAAGCTGCCCGAGATGCGGTTCGTGAAGTCCATGTTCTTCATTCCGCTGGTACTGGCGCACGTGATCATCGGCGTGGTGTTCACCTGGTTCTACGACCCCACCTTCGGCCTGCTGGCGCTGGCGTTCAAGGCGCTCGGGTTGCAGCCGCTGGCGGTGCTTTCCGACGAGCATTTCGTGACGCTGGGCATCATCATCGCCGCCCTGTGGTCGCAGATCGCATTCTGCCTGGTGTTGTTCCTGGCCGGTCTTTCACAGATCGACCATGAACTGATCGCCGCGGCGAAAATGGACGGCGCGTCCGGATGGCGCCTGTTCCGCCATATCGTGCTGCCGCAACTGCATTCGGTGACCTTCGTCGCCGTCATCATCACGGTCATCATGTCTTTGCGCAACTTCGACATGATCGCGGTGATGACCCAGGGCGGTCCCTACGGCTCTTCCACCGTGCTGGCCTACCAGATGTACGACACCACGATTTTCAGTTTCCGCGCGGGCTACGGCGCGGCCATCGCGACCGTGCTGTTCCTGATCATGAGCATCTACATCGCCTTGTTCCTGCGGTACACCTTGCGCAACGAAGCCCGGGAGCAACTCTGA